From the Xyrauchen texanus isolate HMW12.3.18 chromosome 37, RBS_HiC_50CHRs, whole genome shotgun sequence genome, one window contains:
- the LOC127630967 gene encoding frataxin, mitochondrial-like isoform X1, translating into MSMLTNTYKCHCLYLMSRNFRWQQAYRLLTMIGGPRSTESVCGGRFRRMSSANTDARSSVLVDRTHANLFNRTLQRRELHLSMPLEEENALQFRELTETEYERLADETLDALAEYFEDLTDENFTGIEYDVIFSSGVLTVKVGSDHGTYVINKQTPNRQIWLSSPTSGPKRYDWTGERWVYTHDGVALHELLSKEFSIIFQSNIDLSHLIYS; encoded by the exons ATGTCAATGTTAACTAATACCTATAAATGTCACTGTCTGTATCTAATGAGCCGGAACTTCAGATGGCAACAAGCGTACAGACTGTTAACAATGATCGGTGGACCTCGTTCAACAGAA TCAGTATGTGGCGGCCGATTTAGGAGAATGTCTTCTGCAAATACAGACGCGAGGAGCAGTGTTTTGGTAGACCGCACACACGCAAAT tTGTTTAATAGGACTCTACAGAGAAGAGAACTTCATTTAAGCATGCCCCTTGAGGAGGAAAATGCACTTCAGTTCAG AGAACTAACAGAGACAGAGTACGAGAGACTAGCAGACGAGACACTGGATGCTTTAGCAGAGTATTTTGAAGACCTCACAGATGAAAACTTCACTGGAATCGAATATGATGTAATATTTTCT AGTGGTGTGCTGACAGTAAAAGTGGGTTCTGACCATGGTACGTATGTCATCAACAAGCAAACACCCAACCGACAAATTTGGCTCTCCTCACCAACAAG TGGGCCAAAACGCTATGATTGGACAGGGGAGCGATGGGTGTACACTCACGATGGCGTGGCATTGCACGAACTGCTCTCCAAAGAATTTTCCATCATCTTTCAATCAAATATAGACCTGTCACATCTCATTTACTCGTGA
- the LOC127630967 gene encoding frataxin, mitochondrial-like isoform X2, translating into MSSANTDARSSVLVDRTHANLFNRTLQRRELHLSMPLEEENALQFRELTETEYERLADETLDALAEYFEDLTDENFTGIEYDVIFSSGVLTVKVGSDHGTYVINKQTPNRQIWLSSPTSGPKRYDWTGERWVYTHDGVALHELLSKEFSIIFQSNIDLSHLIYS; encoded by the exons ATGTCTTCTGCAAATACAGACGCGAGGAGCAGTGTTTTGGTAGACCGCACACACGCAAAT tTGTTTAATAGGACTCTACAGAGAAGAGAACTTCATTTAAGCATGCCCCTTGAGGAGGAAAATGCACTTCAGTTCAG AGAACTAACAGAGACAGAGTACGAGAGACTAGCAGACGAGACACTGGATGCTTTAGCAGAGTATTTTGAAGACCTCACAGATGAAAACTTCACTGGAATCGAATATGATGTAATATTTTCT AGTGGTGTGCTGACAGTAAAAGTGGGTTCTGACCATGGTACGTATGTCATCAACAAGCAAACACCCAACCGACAAATTTGGCTCTCCTCACCAACAAG TGGGCCAAAACGCTATGATTGGACAGGGGAGCGATGGGTGTACACTCACGATGGCGTGGCATTGCACGAACTGCTCTCCAAAGAATTTTCCATCATCTTTCAATCAAATATAGACCTGTCACATCTCATTTACTCGTGA